Part of the Synechococcus sp. HK01-R genome is shown below.
CCTCAGCAAAACCGCTGCGCCTCACCACATGCAGACCCACATCACTCGAAAGGGCCTCGCAGAAACTGCTGTAGCCGGGTTTGCCCAGATGCCGCTCACAGTGGGGAAGAAGATCCAGGGGGCGAACACCCTCCGGTAAGAGCAACACATTCGAGCAAGCAGCAAGCCGTTCCCGTTCAGAGGCAAGCGCCGGCTCGCTGAGCACAAATCGATGGGATGACCAGCCGCGAAGCAAGCGGTCATCAAGGGCAAAGCCCAAACCACCGAAGCCGACGAAGACACGAGGCCTCGCATCGGTGGACAAAGCCTGCTCGAAGGACCTCGGGAGGGGCCTCGGTTGGCTCGCTGTCAGCCCGATGGAGATTTCTCGCAACCCCCAAGGCATCGCCAGCGAAAACGGACAACGCAAAAGCAAATCACCCCTGGAGTAGGCCTCTGCTGCAGCCTGCGCGTAATCGCTGAAAGCGCCGTCGAGAGGGGCATAAATCTCATCCCATCCGAAATTCGCCATCCAGACCAGCGGAACCCTGAGGCGTTCCGCGAGGGAAGCTGCCGCTGGTGGCACATCCCCGACAATCAGTACCGGCGAAGACTGAGCTGCGAGCCAAGCCGCTTCAGCGGCAATCTGATCAGGTAGTTCCTCGTGGAGATCAGCAAGAGCGGCCAGTGTCGCCTCGGGATCCGTTCCGAGGGCATCGGACTGCACCATGCCCACATCCCATCGACAGCGTCGCAACTCCACTGGCAGGCCTCGAAAGACAAGGCCCAGAAACCTGGGATCCACTGCCGTACTGACCACCAGCCTTGATCCAGGAGAAAGACGGTGCAGCTCCGCAAGTACGGACGCGTGACGAGCAGCATGACCAAATCCATGGCTGCTCAGGCAGGAGTAGATCAGCACCCAACCACCTCAGGAGCATTGCGGTGCCAAAGGGTCTCTTCGAACACCAGGGTGCCGTCGTCTTCATACCAACGGTGGCTGGCATGGCAGAGCTCACATCCGCTGAACTCCACCCAGGACCAATGGGTGAGTGAACGGCCATCAGCATCAACGCCCCGCCGCGGGACACAGGCCGCATTGAGATAGGCCGTACCAAGCCGATCCTGAAGGAAGGTGCAACGTTCACCCTGGCCTCCTTTAAGGCGATGGTGCATATGACCAAACACCACGAGGGGGACCTCGCGTCTCTGTCGGATCCGGTCAAGAGCCAGAGCCAAGTCTTGATCTCCCCAGTCGATCGCAGGGCGCTTCCAGTCCCGGCCACAGGGACTGGCCGCATCGGACCCCAGGCCCGAGGGACCCGCGTGGGCGAGAACCACGAGGGGACGATCCTGAGGAGCCTGCTCGGAGGCCTGCACGATTAATTGAGCAGAGTCTTCTAGCTCGATCGGACCGTAGGTGGCGGCCATGGCGCGGGAGAGGTGAAATCCACCCCCGGCGCTACCTGGCCGCGCACCAAGCACTGATAGGGCTGGTGCCGACCAATTGCGCAAACTCCAGGCGCAGTGACGATCCCCCAGCACCTTGACCTGGCGCTGAAACAACTCGCCGGTGGCATCTTTGCCCCGATCGTGATTACCAAGAATTACCGCAGTAGGGATTGGCAGAGCGGCAATCGCTTTGACCAAACGCAGATCCCCATCACTGAGGTCCCCCACAAACAGAACGGCATCCGGCTGAAGCTGGTCTAGAAGTCGGGCGTCAAGATCGTTCCACTGGCCATGCAGATCTCCGGCAATGGCCAGACGCAGCCTGCGAGGACCAGACGTCTGCACGGGCTGCGATGCAGGCTCTAGCGATGGAGACGCTTGCAATGCAGAGAGTGGTGATGCCTAGGCTGTTGCCATCCTGCCTCAGATGGTCCTGATGACCGCTGTCACTGCCAACTCGAAGGCCCCAACAGCGGTACCGGTTGACCTTGCTGCTGCGATCCAGGATCTGAAGCGGAAACGCAATGCCGTCATCCTGGCGCACTACTACCAGGAACCTGAGATTCAGGACATCGCCGACTTCATTGGTGATTCCCTCGAGCTTTCACGTAAAGCCGCTGGCACCAATGCTGATGTGATCGTCTTCTGCGGCGTCCATTTCATGGCGGAAACCGCGAAGATCCTCAGCCCCCAGAAAACTGTTCTCCTGCCAGATCTGGACGCCGGCTGCTCCCTTGCAGATGACTGTCCGGCCGATGCATTTGCTGACTTCCGCGCCCGCCATCCCGACCACATTGTGGTCAGCTACATCAATTGCACCGCGGCTGTCAAAGCACAAAGCGACCTGATTTGCACAAGCAGCAATGCCGTCGATCTCGTCAGGCAGCTTCCTGCCGATCGACCGATTCTCTTTGCGCCTGATCGCAATCTCGGTCGCTGGGTGCAGAAACAGAGCGGCAGGGAACTCACGCTCTGGCCAGGGCGCTGCATCGTGCACGAAACCTTCAGCGAAGAAGCGGTGCTCAGGCTTCAAATTGAACACCCAGCTGCCGAGGTGATCGCCCATCCTGAATGCCTCGAACCGCTGTTGGATCTTGCTGATTTCATCGGTTCCACCAGCAAACTGCTCCATCACGCAGAGAGCAGCAGCGCCGAAAGCTTCATCGTTCTCACTGAACCGGGCATCCTCCACCAGATGCAACAACGCATTCCTGGGAAAACCTTCCTAGCTGTGCCAGGTCTGGATGGCTGCAGCTGCAATGCCTGCCCTTACATGCGACTGAACACCCTGGAAAAGCTCTGGCGCTGCCTGTCCGTCGGTGCCCCAGAAATCGAAATGGATGAGGATCTTCGGCTGCGTGCCCTGCAGCCGATTCAACGGATGCTGGAGATGAGCCTCTGATTGAACGCACTCCTGAAGGGCTCTACTGCCACGCGGCAGAAGCCTGGATCGATCCGATTCGACCTGTACGCCGGGCTCTGATTACCCACGCCCATGCCGACCATGCCAGGGCTGGGTGCGGTGAGTATTTCGCCGTCAACGCCAGTGAAGCGATCCTGCGCGAACGGCTTGGGAGTGGAATCAGGCTGAACACAGTCAGTTACAGGGAACAACGGCGTATCGGGACAGTTCTGGTGTCGTTTCACAGCGCAGGACACGTGCTTGGAAGTGCCCAGATCCGTCTTGAGCATGAGGGATGTGTCTGGGTGGTAAGCGGTGATTACAAACGCTGCACAGACCCCAGCTGCGAGCCCTTTGAATCCGTGCCCTGCGATGTCTTGATCACTGAGGCAACGTTTGGTCTTCCGATCTACAGGTGGCGAAGTGGCGAGCAGGTGGCGCATGAGATCCGCGCCTGGTGGATGGGGGAACGATTGAGACCTTCACTCCTGTTCTGCTACGCCTTTGGAAAAGCCCAACGGGTGCTGGCGGAACTGAAAGCCATTGGTGTCGACGATGAGGTGCTGCTCCACGGAGCGGTGGAAACGGTGACTCGCCATTACAGGGATGCAGGCATTCCCATGACGGCCAGCCGTCCTCTGAGCGATCTTCCCCGAAATGCAAACCTGGAAGGTCGCCTCATCCTCGCTCCCCCTTCCGCCCATCGATCCGCTTGGATGCGCCGCTTCAAAACCCCGCAGACAGCCTTCGCATCTGGTTGGATGGCGGTGCGCGGAGCACGCCGCCGCAGGGGCTATGAACGAGGCTTCGTCCTCAGTGACCACGCTGACTGGCCTGGTCTCGTTCAAACCGTGAAGGAAAGCGGTGCCCGTCGTGTCTATGTGACCCATGGACAAAGCGATGTGCTGGCGCGTTACCTACGAGACGTCGAGGGACTGGACGCTGAACCGATCGAAGCGCTGCCTGCAGGAAGGGTGAGTAGCGCCGACGAGGGCAACTGACCTAGCGTCGTCCGGTTGCAGACTCCTGCCATGTCGCGTCTCTTCGTGGTCTGTCTGGCCACCAGCCTCGCCATCGCTCCCGCCCTGGCGGCTGACATTGAGGAGATCTCGATCGAGCGCATCCAAACGGTGATCTTCCCTGCCGATGGAGCTGAGGCCGCCGCCGCGATTTGCAACGGCCTGGCCGATGGAGTGTTGACCCGTGACGGAATCGGCGTGGATCTCGCCCGCCTTCAGAACGCTCTCGCCACCAGCGGCAACCCGGATCAAGTGAACCGCTACGTCAACGGTTTCAACCAAACGGCGCAGGCACGCCAGGGCTGCAACATCAGAATCAGCGATCCGCAAAACACTGACCTCTATCAGTGGCAGTACTGATCGGTGCAGGCGTTCGCGGACCTCATCGATGACCTGGACGCCACCAATGGCTCAGGACAGAAGGTCCAACGCATCGCCGCTTATCTCCAGGAACAACCTCCTGAAGATTCCGCCTGGACACTGCTTCTTCTGATCGGTCAACGCCGCAGGCGTTTGATCACAGGCCGCCGACTGCGGGATGTGCTTCAGAAGGAGAGCGGCATGCCGTCCTGGCTCTTTGCTGCCTGCCACAGCCAAGTTGGCGATTCAGCTGAAACCATCAGCCTTCTCTGGCCACAACTTGCAACGGAGCTGCCACGGGACTCACGACCCCTGGGGGCAGAGCTGGAGCCACTCATCCTCCAGATGAAACACGAGCCCCACCTTCACTGGTGGATGGAGACTCTGCTCCCAACCATCGCAGCCCTTGACGAGACGCTTCAGGCGCAGGCTCTCATCAAGGTGTGGCACCAACTCGCGCCCGAGCGACACCTGCTGTTGAACAAACTGCTCACCGGCGGCTTCCGGATCGGCGTGGCCAGGGGATTGGTGGTCAAGGCGATCGCTCGGGGTTTTGACCTCGAGGAAACGGTGGTCCTCGAACGATTAATGGGTCCCATGGAAGCCACGGTGCCATGGTTTCAACAACTGACGGCTCCGGTGGTCGACGCTCCCAGCGATCGTGGTGCCGTCCCCTATCCGTTTTTCCTGGCCAGCCCTGCGAAGGTCGACACCCTGCAAAACACCCCTCCCCGGGACTGGTGGGTGGAACACAAGTGGGATGGCATCCGCGGACAGCTGATTCGGCGACCGTCTGGGGTCTACCTATGGAGCCGAGGGGAGGAACTGATCAACGATCAGTTCCCGGAGCTGGTGACCATGGCCGAATCCCTCCCAGCCGGAACGGTGCTGGATGGAGAAGTGATCTGCTGGCGAATGAAGGCCAACACACCGATGCCCTTTAGTGCCCTTCAACGCCGACTTGGACGCCAACAGGTCGGACGGACCCTGCAGGACGAATGTCCAGCCAGCTTTATCGCCTATGACTTGATCGAATCTCAGGGGGAAGACCTGCGGGCGCGGCCACTCCACGAACGACTGACCCAACTCTGGGCACTTCGTGGCCTGAGCGGGGAAGACGCATGGCGCCTGCGCTGGAGTGAAGGAGAAGCTTTGCGTGACTGGGAAGATCTCCATGATCTTCGCCAGAACGCCGTTGCAGCTGGGGCGGAAGGCGTAATGCTGAAGCATCGAGAATCGCCTTACCTCAGCGGGCGCAAACGGGGGCATTGGTGGAAATTCAAGCGTGACCCCATGACGCTCGATGCGGTGCTGATCTACGCCCAGGCGGGGAGCGGCAGGCGCGCCAATATCTTCACCGACTACACCTTTGCGCTTTGGCAACGCAATGCTGAGGGGGAGGAATCCCATCAACTCGTGACCTTCGCCAAGGCCTACTCAGGCTTGGATGATCAAGAGATCCTTGAATTGGACCGCTGGATCCGACGCCATACCCGCGAACGGTTTGGGCCCGCAAGAGCGGTTGAACCTGAACTGGTTTTTGAAATTGGCTTTGAAGGAATTCAACGATCCAAACGTCACAAATGCGGTCTTGCCGTTCGTTTCCCGCGCATCCTGCGTTGGCGAAAGGATCGCCCCGCAAACAGCGCCGACACGATCAACCGGGCCGAGGAGCTATTGGCTCTTCAACCGCAAGCTGAAGCACAAGCGTGAACGGGCGGTCGCACGATCGAGAGCTACTCGCCCCCGTTGAGGAGTGGTTTGAACGCCAGGGATGGACACCACTTCCTTTTCAACGCCAGACCTGGCAAGCCCATCTGAGGGGCCGCAGTGGGTTAATTCAGGTTCCCACTGGCTCTGGCAAGACCTATGCCGCCGTGATGGCACCCATTGCCAAGGCGCTTGCTCAATCTGTCCCGAGACGTGGGGTGCGTCTGCTCTACATCACACCTCTGAGGGCCCTGAGCCGAGACCTCGCCCAGGCGCTGCTGGAACCGATCGAGGCGATGGGATGGCCCTTGAGGGTTGGTATCCGCAATGGCGATACCCCCAGTGCCGAACGCAGTCGACAACTCAAGTCGCCACCAGACATTTTGATCACCACGCCGGAATCCCTGTGCGTTCTCATGGCTGGGCGTCATGCAACGGAGCTCTTCCAGCCACTTGAGACGGTGATCCTGGATGAATGGCATGAACTGATCGGAAGCAAACGGGGGACGCAGGCAGAGCTCGCCCTCAGCTGGCTCCGCCTGCAGAAGCCCCAACTGCAGACCTGGGCCATCAGCGCCACGATCGGCAATCTCGAGGAAGCGGCACGCCATGCCCTTGGTGAAGGATCCGATCCATGCCTGATCACTGGAGCCCCAGAGCGGCCCCTTGAGATCCGAAGCATCGTTCCCGACAGCCTGGATGGGTTTCCATGGGGCGGCCATCTTGGACTGCGCCGCTACGAGGACCTGGTGGCCACCTTGAGCCCGACCACCAGCACCCTGCTATTCACCAACACACGCAACCAGGCGGAGCGCTGGTTTCAGTGCCTGCGCTTCGCCTGCCCCGAGATGGAAGGACTGCTGGCCCTGCATCACAGCGCAGTGGACCGTCAGGAACGGGAGGCGATCGAGGCCGGTGTGAAAGCCGGATCGCTGCGCTGGGTGGTGTGCACAAGCTCGCTCGATCTGGGGGTGGATTTCCAGCCGGTGGAGCGGGTGGTGCAGATCGGTTCCCCGAAGAACCTGGCCCGTCTCCTGCAACGGGCTGGCCGCTCCGCCCATTGCCCCGGAGGCACGTCACAGATGTGGTTCATGCCCACCAATGCTTTGGAACTGCTGGAACTGAGCGCCGTGCGACGAGGCCTGACCCAGGGCCTCGTGGAAGAGCGCCATCCACCGAATGAAGCCCTGGATGTGCTTCTGCAACACCTCACCACGCTGGCCTGCGGACCAGGGTTCACACCTGAGGCAACCCTGGAGTCGATCCGCAGGACCTCTAGTTACCGCAACCTGAGCGATGCAACGTGGCAATGGTGCCTGCGCTTTCTCGAACTGGGTGGCGATTGCCTTGGTGCCTACCCCCGCTACAGGAAGCTGGAGCGCGCGGACGACGGCCGGTTCGTCATTCGCGACAACACCATCGCCCGACTCCACCGTCTCAACATCGGCACGATCACCTCAGCACCAGCAATCCGCGTGCGCTTTGTTCGAGGAGCGGTGCTGGGGCATGTGGAGGAGACCTTTATCAGCCAGCTGAGGCCAAAGGATGTGTTCTTTTTCGCGGGCCGTCAGCTGGAGTTTGTGCGGCTTCGTGAGATGACGGCTTACGTCAAAGCCAGCACACGCAAAAGCACAGCCGTACCCGCATGGGCCGGAGGGCAAATGGCCCTTTCCGATCTGTTGACCCATCATCTGCGCGAGGAGGTGGCTCGTGCGGGCCGCGGCGATCTCGATACCCCGGAACTGCAAGCCCTGGCCCCCGTGTTCGAGCGTCAGAAGGATCTCTCCACACTGCCGGCGAACAACCAGTTCTTGATCGAGACCTGCCGCACCAGAGAGGGGACCCATCTCTACGCGTACCCCTTTGAGGGTCGTTTCGTGCATGAGGGGCTCGGGTTTCTCTGGTCCACTCGACTGACACGTCTCCATCGCGGAACGATCACGGTGTCGGTGAACGACTACGGGTTTGAACTGCTGGCACCTCGCAGCTATCCAATGGCCGATCTGCTGGAGGAACACCTCGACGCGTTACTCGCCGATGATCACCTGGAGAAGGATCTTGAACAGGCGCTCAACCTGTCCGAACTATGCCGCCGCCGCTTCCGAAGCATTGCGCAGGTGGCAGGGCTGCTGGTGCAGGGATACCCGGGTCAAAGCAAAAGTGCCGGCCAACTGCAGATCAGCGGCTCGCTCCTCTGGGAGGTGTTCTCAAAACATGAACCAGGCAATCTTCTCCTGAAGCAGGCGCAACAGGAGGTTCTGCAGGAGCAGCTTGAATTACAACGTCTACGCAGCGCCCTGAAACGGCTCCAGGAGGGAGAGGTTCTCCTTAGCGCCACCGCAAGACCAGGTCCTCTCGCCTTTCCACTGCTAGTGGAGCGTTTGAACAATCGGATGACCAATGAGTCAGTGATGGAACGGGTGCAGCGCATGGTCGCCGAAGCACAGCGCCTTGAAGGCGATTAGCGTCCGAGCGACCGCAGAAGCCCAACAGCGATGTTGTCCGCCTGGAGAGTGTTTGCGGAATTCCTGCTTTTGGGCTGCACCTCCTTCGGCGGGCCCGTGGCCCATCTCGGTTATTTCAGAGAACGCTTTGTGATGCGGCGGCACTGGCTATCCGATGAGGCCTATGCCGAATTAGTTGCCATCTGTCAGTTTCTGCCAGGCCCTGCCAGCTCTCAGGTGGGCATTGGCCTTGGCCTGATGCGAGCAGGATGGCTCGGTGGCATCGCAGCGTGGATCGGATTCACGCTGCCCTCGGCGGTCATTTTGCTGATCGCTTCTGCAGTGCTCAGCATCAATCCCGCCTGGCTCAATGGTGGCTGGGTTCAGGGCTTGAAGGTTGCTGCCGTCGCAGTGGTGACCCAGGCGGTATTGGGGATGCAAAAGCGGCTGGCACCTGACCGCCCGCGCCTCACTCTGATGGCGGTCAGCGCCATTCTGGTGCTGGTGGTGCCGTTGGCCTCTGTGCAGGTTCTGGCCCTGCTACTCGGCGCCGTGGTGGGAGTGTTGTGCTTTCGAACTCCTGATCAGAACGCCCAAGTGCTCAATGGCCTCCAGGTTCCTGTGCGGCGATCGGTTGCCATCGGCCTGCTCGGCCTGTTAGCGCTCCTCCTGGCCTTTCTCCCATGGCTCTCTGCCAGCACCAGACCGGTGGCTGTTCAACAATTGAGCGCCATGCTTCAAGCCGGTTCCCTGGTCTTTGGTGGGGGCCATGTTGTGTTGCCACTCCTTGAGCAATCCCTGGTCCCCCCAGGCTGGATCAGCCTTGATCGGTTTCTTGCTGGCTATGGAGCCGCCCAGGCAGTCCCCGGACCAATGTTCAGCCTTGCAGCCTTTTTAGGCTTTGACCTCCGGGGAGGTCTGCAAGGAATCACAGGTTCGATCCTGGCCTTAATCGCCCTGTTTCTCCCTGCTTTTCTGTTGATCGGCGGAGTGCTGCCTTTCTGGTCTGATCTCGGTCAATGTCGAGCGATGCGCCGCGCCTTGATGGGGGTGAACGCAGCTGTGGTGGGCATCCTTCTCGCCGCTCTTTATCAGCCCGTCTGGAGAGTTGGCATCCGCAACAGTGCTGACTTCAGCCTGGCTCTCTTGGCTGTACTCCTCCTGATGGCTTGGCGTCAGCCGGCCTGGAGGGTGGTGTTGTTTTGCGGGTTGATCGGCGGACTGGTGTTGCCGTGATGAGCCCATCAGCCGTCAGCTTGTTTCTGGTGGTGCTAGGGGGACGCACCCCCAATTGCCACGTTGAACTCCACGATGTGCGCTGGGTGGTGGGCCCCAACATTGAAACCACAATCCCCGAGCTCAGACGGCAATGGTGGGGAAGCCTGAAGGGGCTACACATCGACAGTTACACCTCCATTGACTCTGTCGATGGCTATGCCGTTTCGCTCGAATCAAACGCGGCTCCTGCGCTCGAGGGCAACACCACAAACCAACGGCTCTGGTTTATCAATCTGGGTGGCTATCAGCGCCATTCCCTTCAGGAATGGCACCACTTCGGTCTTGTGGTGGCGACAACCGCCCAGGCAGCCAAGGCGCGAGCCAGGACTCGCTGGCTTCAAGACCATGTGCAGGTGCACAAGGATGACCTCCATAGCCTTGACACAGTCGGTGGCATCGATGACTGCCTGCCAATTGAAACGATTTCAGGTTGGCGACTTGTTCTGACTCCCGAGCCCCACCGGCAAAACCATGACCTGCGACCCGAGTGGTTTGGGTATTGGCGCATCGACGGTCGCCAGCCCCAACCGAGGCCTCCAGCTTCCTGAAGTCATCGGCAAGCGGCCGACCACCAGGACGTGATGCGATCAGGAGAGCCATACCAGGATGATCCAAACAAGCCACCATGGGCCGTGGCTTCTAACAACACTGGCCTTGCATTGAGCAACAGAGCCGATTGCACAGGCACAAGGCCATCACCCCGCACCTGAGGGTCACCGCTGATGCTCCGATAGCTGCCGCGGGCACTGCGACGACTGAAAGCCGAGGCCAACGGCCCATTCAGATCCAGCTCACCGGCAACGGCCACGTAGTCAACCTCAGGGGCATGGCAACCCGGGAAGCGTCGATCAACCATGGCTCTCAAGGGTGTAGCCCTCTCGGCCTGGTGGGGGCTGCCGAGGGTGATCAGGCGATTGCAACGCTCGGCACCGGCATAGACACGACCAGCAAAGGGCTCATGACTGAGATAAAGGCGAAGCATCACCCCTCCGGAGCTATGCCCCACGAGGGTGACCTTTCCAGAGGGTGAACGGCTCTGCAACTCCTTCACAAGACCATCCACCCGATCGAGCAAACGACGCCAACCAAGAGACCAGCTCGTGAGCAACCAGTCGAGTCGGCTAGCGGGAGTGATCGCCACGGCCAAACCTTGCTCGTTCATGAGCCAGTCGGCCATCGGTTGATAAGCCGTGTCACTGATGAGAAACCCACCGAGAATCACGACGGGTTGTCGGGGATCCACCACGCTCATCACCACGAGAAACAACGGGCCCAGCCATCATCAAAGGAGATCACCCCGAAGCCCATGGTTCAGGAACGGGTCGCGGACTACCCAAGACCACCACGGCTGGAACCAAGCAGTGATCTGGTGCTTGTGAAGGTGGCTGGTGAAGTGCTGTACGAGGGCACGGGGGCCTGGCGGGTTCTCGAAACCTTCCACCCGCCCACCTATTACCTGCCACCTGAGGGAATCAAGCAGTCGCTGTTGCACCCTGCTGTTGGGCGCAGCTTCTGTGAATGGAAAGGTGTGGCGGAGTACTTCGACATTGTTGCCGGAGGACGCAGGATCCATCGCGCCGTCTGGCGTTACCCAACGCCCACGGCGGACTTCAAGGCCATCCAAGGGTGGTTCGCGTTGTATCCAGCACTGATGGATGGCTGTTGGCTGAATGGGGAGCCTGTCATTCCCCAGCCAGGAGGTTTCTACGGCGGTTGGATCAGTTCTGCCGTGGTAGGCCCTTTCAAGGGGGATCCAGCCCATCCTGAATTGATCTGAGCCTGCGGTGCCAAGCTGATGCCCTCTTCCACTGATTCAGCCCGCGAGCGGCTCGTGGAGTTGTTGATGAATCAGCCGCAGGATCCGGTCATCAGCGAGCTTCTGGATCAGGTCGAAGCGAAAAGCACCGTGGATCTCTTCAAGGCAGCGCAACACAGCCGTGGCTGAAACAGGCCCCATGGCTGGAGAACCTGCAGGTGATCGATCCGAAGCGAGGGAGAGGGATGAATCTGCTGCGTCTCGGTGGCCCCATGGCTGATCTGGCCGCCGTTGCCGTCAAAGCTGACCTGACGATCGAAAACAAGACACGGGTCTCCGTTCGCTTCCGCAGGGGGGCTGGCTCGGCCCCTCCCTCATCAGCGGTTGGCGGCCAACACTGATGGCGGCAATCCAACAAAGCTTTCCGGCCTGGCTTGAGATCACCTGGCTCGACGAGCGATTGCGGGTCTGTCGCGGTAACGCAGGCACCCGCTTCGCCCTCCTGCGTCGTGACGACCTAAGCGTCGATGCACTGATGGGAGAACGGCCATGACCGTGGTGGCCCTGGCCATGCTCCAGCAGCAAGGTTCCTGGCTCTTGCAGCTCCGCGATGACATCAGCGGAATCGTGGCCCCCGGATGCTGGGGATTGTTCGGTGGTCACCTGGAGCCGGGGGAATCGCCCGAGCAGGGACTACGCAGGGAATTAATCGAGGAGATCGGCTGGTGTCCGCTAACCCTGAACCCTTGGTTTCAGCACCAGACACCCCAGCGCCTCCTGCATGCCTTCCATGGCGATCTGGATGTGCCTCTCTCGGAACTCACGCTCCTGGAAGGGCAGGATCTGACCTTGGCGCAACCAGAAGAGATCCACCAAGGCGCGGTTTGGAGCCCGCGACTCCGTGAATGCAGACCTTTAGCACCATCGCTTCAGCTGATCAGCCTCAGGCTGAAAGAACTCTCTGGCGAATGATTCAGACGCCATTGAGAAACAGAACCATCCCGATCACAACCAGGATCAAGACAAGCCACCACCCCCAACGCCTCACCCAACGGCTGGATGAGAAGCGTTCCTGACGAAAAGCTGCCCGTCCCTGACCGACAGGGCATCCACAGCGAGCGCAAACCAGGCGACCGGCCAGGGAACGGTCCGCACGGAAGGAACTGCACCCGCATTGCCTGCAGCGGCGGCTGATCCCCATCACGACACAGCAGAAACCTGGAGAATGGCGACATGGGCCCTCATTCGACAAGTCCCGACCACCATCCCTGGCTGTCTCTCAACTCCGTGGAGGCATGGATCCAAGACAAGCGCGTGTTCAAGGATCTGAGCCTGGATCTCTGGAGTGGTGAGCCCACGGTCGTTCTGGGCCCGAATGGTTCTGGAAAAAGTTCGCTGGTGAGGCTGATCAGTCGGGCGCTGTATCCGGTCGTCCGCCCGGGTTCTCATCTGAGGATCTTCGGGGAGGAGACGATCAAACTCTGGGAGCTTCGCCGCCAACTCGGGATCGTGAACAGCGATCTGGACAGTCGCATCCACCCTTCGACCCAGGGCAGGGAGCTGCTGTTATCGGCATTCTTCGGCGCAGTCAGACTCGGAAGGGAGCCGATCCCTACGCCCCTGCAGAACCAACGGGTTGAGCTGTTGCTGAAGGAGATGGATCTCGATGCACAGGGGCGACAGCCCTACGGCTCACTCTCTGATGGCCAGAAACGGCGGTTGCAGATCGCGCGAGCGCTCGTCCATGAGCCGGAGGTTCTGGTTCTCGATGAACCCATGAACACCCTCGACCTCAAAGCGCGACACAGCCTTCAGAAGACTCTGCGCAAGCTCTGCAGGCAGGGAATCACCCTGGTGATGGTCACCCACAGCATTGAAAGCATCATTCCCGAGATCGAGAGGGTGATCGGTCTTCGCGATGGTCAGGTGGTGATGGACGACACACCGAAACGTGCACTCACTGATCAGGCATTGTCTGAGCTATTCGACACACCGCTGCAGGTGGTTGAAGCCAATGGTTACCGACAAGTGTTACCAGGCTGAGCATGCTTGGCAGCAGTCGTGATCGTGCGGTGCTCGTTCAGATCATTCCGGCCCTGGCCT
Proteins encoded:
- a CDS encoding ABC transporter ATP-binding protein, translated to MGPHSTSPDHHPWLSLNSVEAWIQDKRVFKDLSLDLWSGEPTVVLGPNGSGKSSLVRLISRALYPVVRPGSHLRIFGEETIKLWELRRQLGIVNSDLDSRIHPSTQGRELLLSAFFGAVRLGREPIPTPLQNQRVELLLKEMDLDAQGRQPYGSLSDGQKRRLQIARALVHEPEVLVLDEPMNTLDLKARHSLQKTLRKLCRQGITLVMVTHSIESIIPEIERVIGLRDGQVVMDDTPKRALTDQALSELFDTPLQVVEANGYRQVLPG